In one Thunnus maccoyii chromosome 12, fThuMac1.1, whole genome shotgun sequence genomic region, the following are encoded:
- the LOC121908128 gene encoding heterogeneous nuclear ribonucleoprotein C-like isoform X2, with translation MDRSPTTSSLMASSNVTNKTDPRSLNSRVFIGNLNTLLVTKADVEAIFAKYGKIVGCSIHKGYAFVQFANERNARSAVAGEDGRMIVGQVLDINLAGEPKPHRSKTTKRSAGDMYSSSSFDLDYDFQRDYYNRMYSYPSRVPAPPPPLSRAVIPSKRPRVSLSSGGSSRRTKSSFSSSSKSSQRTSSSRTMKVDELQTIKRELSQIKSKVDDLLESLEHMEKDHSKKSAKKTEPGEVTSPPHTSNKKDDGIKRERESQELNDSDEDDDDEDEEEGDLLEEEEVKSQEREDDDEEEEEEEGEHVEGDDDADSVNGEEDS, from the exons ATGGA TCGCTCACCCACCACCTCCAGCCTGATGGCCAGCAGCAACGTCACCAACAAGACCGACCCCCGCTCCCTTAACTCGCGGGTCTTCATCGGCAACCTCAACACCCTGCTGGTCACCAAGGCGGATGTAGAGGCCATCTTCGCCAAATACGGCAAAATCGTGGGCTGCTCCATCCACAAGGGCTACGCCTTCGTTCAGTTCGCCAATGAGAGGAACGCCCGATCCGCCGTCGCCGGGGAGGACGGGCGGATGATTGTCGGACAAGTACTCG acaTCAACCTGGCTGGAGAACCCAAACCACACCGGTCAAAAACAACCAAACGCTCAGCTGGAGACATGTACAG CAGTTCCTCATTCGACCTCGACTATGACTTTCAGAGAGATTATTACAACAG AATGTACTCGTACCCGTCCCGCGTCCCcgctccccctccccccttgtCGCGGGCCGTGATCCCGTCCAAGCGCCCGCGGGTCAGCCTCAGCAGTGGAGGAAGCAGCCGACGAACCAAGAGCAGCTTCTCCTCTTCATCCAAGAGCAGTCAGAGGACTTCCTCGTCCAGAACAA tgaAAGTGGATGAGCTGCAGACCATCAAGCGGGAATTGtctcaaattaaaagcaaagtggacgacctgctggaGAGCCTGGAGCACATGGAGAAGGACCACAGCAAGAAGTCAG caaagaaaacagaacCGGGTGAGGTCACTTCACCTCCGCACACAAGCAACAAGAAGGACGACGGgataaagagggagagggaaagcCAGGAGCTGAACGACTCAGATGAGGACGACGACGACGAAGACGAAGAGGAGGGAgacctgctggaggaggaagag gTGAAGAGTCAAGAGAGGGAGGACGACGacgaagaagaggaggaggaggaaggtgagcACGTGGAAGGCGACGACGATGCTGACAGTGTGAACGGCGAAGAGGACTCGTAG
- the LOC121908128 gene encoding heterogeneous nuclear ribonucleoprotein C-like isoform X3, with amino-acid sequence MDRSPTTSSLMASSNVTNKTDPRSLNSRVFIGNLNTLLVTKADVEAIFAKYGKIVGCSIHKGYAFVQFANERNARSAVAGEDGRMIVGQVLDINLAGEPKPHRSKTTKRSAGDMYSSSFDLDYDFQRDYYNRMYSYPSRVPAPPPPLSRAVIPSKRPRVSLSSGGSSRRTKSSFSSSSKSSQRTSSSRTMKVDELQTIKRELSQIKSKVDDLLESLEHMEKDHSKKSEAKKTEPGEVTSPPHTSNKKDDGIKRERESQELNDSDEDDDDEDEEEGDLLEEEEVKSQEREDDDEEEEEEEGEHVEGDDDADSVNGEEDS; translated from the exons ATGGA TCGCTCACCCACCACCTCCAGCCTGATGGCCAGCAGCAACGTCACCAACAAGACCGACCCCCGCTCCCTTAACTCGCGGGTCTTCATCGGCAACCTCAACACCCTGCTGGTCACCAAGGCGGATGTAGAGGCCATCTTCGCCAAATACGGCAAAATCGTGGGCTGCTCCATCCACAAGGGCTACGCCTTCGTTCAGTTCGCCAATGAGAGGAACGCCCGATCCGCCGTCGCCGGGGAGGACGGGCGGATGATTGTCGGACAAGTACTCG acaTCAACCTGGCTGGAGAACCCAAACCACACCGGTCAAAAACAACCAAACGCTCAGCTGGAGACATGTACAG TTCCTCATTCGACCTCGACTATGACTTTCAGAGAGATTATTACAACAG AATGTACTCGTACCCGTCCCGCGTCCCcgctccccctccccccttgtCGCGGGCCGTGATCCCGTCCAAGCGCCCGCGGGTCAGCCTCAGCAGTGGAGGAAGCAGCCGACGAACCAAGAGCAGCTTCTCCTCTTCATCCAAGAGCAGTCAGAGGACTTCCTCGTCCAGAACAA tgaAAGTGGATGAGCTGCAGACCATCAAGCGGGAATTGtctcaaattaaaagcaaagtggacgacctgctggaGAGCCTGGAGCACATGGAGAAGGACCACAGCAAGAAGTCAG aagcaaagaaaacagaacCGGGTGAGGTCACTTCACCTCCGCACACAAGCAACAAGAAGGACGACGGgataaagagggagagggaaagcCAGGAGCTGAACGACTCAGATGAGGACGACGACGACGAAGACGAAGAGGAGGGAgacctgctggaggaggaagag gTGAAGAGTCAAGAGAGGGAGGACGACGacgaagaagaggaggaggaggaaggtgagcACGTGGAAGGCGACGACGATGCTGACAGTGTGAACGGCGAAGAGGACTCGTAG
- the LOC121908128 gene encoding heterogeneous nuclear ribonucleoprotein C-like isoform X1, which yields MDRSPTTSSLMASSNVTNKTDPRSLNSRVFIGNLNTLLVTKADVEAIFAKYGKIVGCSIHKGYAFVQFANERNARSAVAGEDGRMIVGQVLDINLAGEPKPHRSKTTKRSAGDMYSSSSFDLDYDFQRDYYNRMYSYPSRVPAPPPPLSRAVIPSKRPRVSLSSGGSSRRTKSSFSSSSKSSQRTSSSRTMKVDELQTIKRELSQIKSKVDDLLESLEHMEKDHSKKSEAKKTEPGEVTSPPHTSNKKDDGIKRERESQELNDSDEDDDDEDEEEGDLLEEEEVKSQEREDDDEEEEEEEGEHVEGDDDADSVNGEEDS from the exons ATGGA TCGCTCACCCACCACCTCCAGCCTGATGGCCAGCAGCAACGTCACCAACAAGACCGACCCCCGCTCCCTTAACTCGCGGGTCTTCATCGGCAACCTCAACACCCTGCTGGTCACCAAGGCGGATGTAGAGGCCATCTTCGCCAAATACGGCAAAATCGTGGGCTGCTCCATCCACAAGGGCTACGCCTTCGTTCAGTTCGCCAATGAGAGGAACGCCCGATCCGCCGTCGCCGGGGAGGACGGGCGGATGATTGTCGGACAAGTACTCG acaTCAACCTGGCTGGAGAACCCAAACCACACCGGTCAAAAACAACCAAACGCTCAGCTGGAGACATGTACAG CAGTTCCTCATTCGACCTCGACTATGACTTTCAGAGAGATTATTACAACAG AATGTACTCGTACCCGTCCCGCGTCCCcgctccccctccccccttgtCGCGGGCCGTGATCCCGTCCAAGCGCCCGCGGGTCAGCCTCAGCAGTGGAGGAAGCAGCCGACGAACCAAGAGCAGCTTCTCCTCTTCATCCAAGAGCAGTCAGAGGACTTCCTCGTCCAGAACAA tgaAAGTGGATGAGCTGCAGACCATCAAGCGGGAATTGtctcaaattaaaagcaaagtggacgacctgctggaGAGCCTGGAGCACATGGAGAAGGACCACAGCAAGAAGTCAG aagcaaagaaaacagaacCGGGTGAGGTCACTTCACCTCCGCACACAAGCAACAAGAAGGACGACGGgataaagagggagagggaaagcCAGGAGCTGAACGACTCAGATGAGGACGACGACGACGAAGACGAAGAGGAGGGAgacctgctggaggaggaagag gTGAAGAGTCAAGAGAGGGAGGACGACGacgaagaagaggaggaggaggaaggtgagcACGTGGAAGGCGACGACGATGCTGACAGTGTGAACGGCGAAGAGGACTCGTAG